The following are encoded in a window of Phocoena phocoena chromosome 2, mPhoPho1.1, whole genome shotgun sequence genomic DNA:
- the COMMD3 gene encoding COMM domain-containing protein 3: MELSEYVQKGFQMLADPGSFDSNAFTLLLRAAFQSLLDAQADEAVLDHPDLKHIDPVVLKHCHAAAATYILEAGKQRADKSTLSTYLEDCKFDSERIELFCTEYQNNRNSLEILLGSIGRSFPHITDVSWHLEYQIKTNQLDKMYRPAYLVTLNVENTDSRSHPEIRFSCNMEQLQDLVGKLKDASKSLERATQL, translated from the exons ATGGAGCTCTCGGAGTATGTGCAGAAAGGCTTCCAGATGCTGGCCGATCCCGGCTCCTTCGACTCCAACGCCTTCACGCTTCTCCTCCGGGCGGCTTTCCAGAGCCTGCTGGACGCCCAGGCGGACGAGGCCGTGTTAG atcACCCAGACTTGAAACATATCGATCCAGTGGTTTTAAAACATTGTCATGCAGCAGCTGCAACTTACATACTGGAGGCTGGAAAGCAAAGAGCTGACAAATCAACTCTAAG cacttATCTAGAAGACTGTAAATTTGATAGCGAGAGAATAGAATTGTTTTGCACGGAATATCAG aatAATAGGAATTCCCTAGAAATCCTACTGGGAAG TATAGGCAGATCTTTCCCTCATATAACTGATGTTTCTTGGCATTTGGAATATCAGATAAAG ACCAATCAACTTGATAAGATGTACAGACCTGCATATTTGGTGACCTTAAATGTAGAG aaCACTGATTCCCGATCCCACCCAGAGATTAGGTTTAGTTGCAACATGGAACAATTACAG GACTTAGTAGGGAAACTTAAAGATGCTTCGAAAAGCCTGGAAAGAGCAACTCAGTTGTAA